The following coding sequences lie in one Oncorhynchus kisutch isolate 150728-3 linkage group LG17, Okis_V2, whole genome shotgun sequence genomic window:
- the LOC109908586 gene encoding neurexophilin-4, with product MRILFISFAIFCLWLLPMVQEEDAGKTLDYLNLDPNVDNTSQPLTYEIGRRGKEGNLGAAMKVKHLSKDVSTKPKTSSYSSVGPYGWSQNLSLPLDQSQFRSKSKPPIKTPIKVKKTFGWGNFYLNIKTIKFSLLVTGKIVDHINGTFSVYFRHNSSRLGNISVSIVPPSKAVEWEDVGRPKLHFQSQPQSTPNEHRQEMKALNCVMEYQRTNRAKKTKPCLYDPSQTCYSEHTQSHAAWICAKPFKVICVFIFFLSADYKLAQKVCPDYNFQADLQHFGRRG from the coding sequence GTGCAGGAGGAGGATGCTGGGAAGACCTTGGACTATCTGAACCTCGATCCAAATGTTGACAACACCTCACAGCCCCTTACCTACGAAATAGGAAGGAGGGGGAAAGAAGGAAACCTTGGAGCTGCAATGAAAGTCAAACACCTTTCCAAAGATGTATCCACCAAGCCTAAGACCTCCAGCTATAGCTCTGTGGGCCCATATGGCTGGTCACAGAACCTCTCCCTCCCCTTGGATCAGTCACAGTTTCGCTCCAAATCCAAGCCCCCCATAAAAACACCTATCAAGGTCAAGAAGACCTTTGGGTGGGGCAACTTCTACCTCAACATCAAAACCATCAAGTTCAGCCTGCTGGTGACAGGTAAGATAGTGGACCACATCAATGGCACCTTCAGTGTGTACTTCCGCCACAACTCGTCCCGTCTGGGGAATATCTCAGTGAGCATCGTTCCTCCCTCCAAAGCCGTGGAATGGGAGGATGTGGGACGCCCGAAACTCCACTTCCAGAGTCAGCCGCAGTCCACCCCCAATGAGCACCGGCAGGAGATGAAGGCCCTCAACTGCGTGATGGAGTACCAAAGGACCAACAGAGCCAAGAAAACAAAGCCATGCCTCTACGATCCCTCCCAGACCTGCTACTCAGAACACACCCAGTCTCACGCCGCTTGGATCTGTGCCAAGCCCTTCAAGGTCATCTGTGTATTCATCTTTTTTCTCAGCGCCGACTACAAACTGGCACAGAAGGTCTGTCCAGACTACAACTTCCAGGCTGATCTCCAGCACTTTGGAAGACGAGGATAG